One part of the Dysidea avara chromosome 10, odDysAvar1.4, whole genome shotgun sequence genome encodes these proteins:
- the LOC136269297 gene encoding acid phosphatase type 7-like isoform X2, protein MVVMWTTYGPTNHSIIHYGEHGTNLTNTIHGEMVEFMDGGGRHIVRYMHTVTLTGLKLATKYDYIVGCSDNWSKTFTMTTLNNGTNWSPRLAIYGDMGSANAHALPSLKALTNAGQFDAILHIGDFAYDLASADGSIGDKFMNKIQVLATQIPYMTAPGNHENAYNFSHYIHRFTMPGGHANFYYSWDLGNAHFVVFSTEVYYYTEYGGVELIEQQYNWLEQDLKEVNSREERPWVITAGHRPMYCSLKDHHDCTHRNSRIRTGYSSSHLYALELLFYKYGVDIELWAHEHEYQRLWPVYNRTVYKGSEEEPYVDPKAPVHFITGSAGCEEMHKRFDHMMPWDAAHFFDFGYSYMTIVNSTHVKWQQISDEHSKVIDEVHIVRNNKYPIWMETNL, encoded by the exons ATGGTTGTAATGTGGACAACATATGGACCAACTAATCACAGTATAATCCATTATGGTGAACATGGTACCAACCTAACTAACACCATTCATGGTGAAATGGTAGAGTTTATGGATGGAGGTGGCCGTCACATTGTTAGATACATGCACACTGTAACTCTAACTGGCCTCAAACTAGCTACAAAATATG ATTACATTGTTGGTTGTTCTGATAACTGGAGTAAAACATTTACAATGACAACACTTAATAATGGTACTAATTGGAGTCCGAGATTAGCTATTTACGGTGACATGGGATCAGCCAATGCTCATGCACTGCCCAGTCTAAAAGCCCTGACAAATGCTGGACAGTTTGATGCCATCCTTCACATTG GTGATTTTGCTTATGATTTAGCATCT GCTGATGGATCCATTGGAGATAAATTTATGAACAAGATACAAGTATTAGCAACACAAATACCATATATGACTGCACCAGGCAATCATGAGAATGCTTA CAATTTTTCTCATTACATCCACCGATTTACAATGCCAGGAGGCCACGCTAACTTCTACTATAG TTGGGATCTTGGGAATGCTCACTTTGTAGTATTCTCCACTGAAGTGTATTACTATACTGAGTATGGTGGTGTGGAGTTGATTGAGCAACAGTATAACTGGCTGGAACAGGACTTGAAG GAAGTCAACTCCAGGGAGGAGAGACCATGGGTCATTACAGCTGGTCATAGGCCAATGTACTGTTCCTTGAAAGACCATCATGACTGTACTCACAGGAACAGCAGA ATACGTACTGGGTATTCCTCTTCTCACCTGTATGCTTTGGAGCTTCTTTTCTACAAATATG GAGTTGATATAGAGTTGTGGGCTCATGAACACGAGTATCAAAGATTGTGGCCAGTCTACAATAGAACAGTGTACAAAGGATCTGAGGAAGAACCCTATGTTGACCCTAAGGCACCAGTGCATTTTATCACTGGTTCAGCT GGTTGTGAAGAAATGCATAAAAGATTTGACCATATGATGCCATGGGATGCTGCTCATTTCTTTGACTTTGGCTACTCCTACATGACTATTGTAAACTCTACTCATGTCAAATGGCAGCAAATTTCTGATGAG CACTCAAAAGTGATTGATGAAGTACATATTGTGAGAAACAACAAATATCCTATTTGGATGGAAACAAATTtataa
- the LOC136269297 gene encoding acid phosphatase type 7-like isoform X1, with the protein MDTSLDKDALLEEASEVTSGQVNRLSNRRLLTLLSLFIVVLSIVLLSSVIAVLAVQPSSRSVDTTAPEQVHISATGDTSEMVVMWTTYGPTNHSIIHYGEHGTNLTNTIHGEMVEFMDGGGRHIVRYMHTVTLTGLKLATKYDYIVGCSDNWSKTFTMTTLNNGTNWSPRLAIYGDMGSANAHALPSLKALTNAGQFDAILHIGDFAYDLASADGSIGDKFMNKIQVLATQIPYMTAPGNHENAYNFSHYIHRFTMPGGHANFYYSWDLGNAHFVVFSTEVYYYTEYGGVELIEQQYNWLEQDLKEVNSREERPWVITAGHRPMYCSLKDHHDCTHRNSRIRTGYSSSHLYALELLFYKYGVDIELWAHEHEYQRLWPVYNRTVYKGSEEEPYVDPKAPVHFITGSAGCEEMHKRFDHMMPWDAAHFFDFGYSYMTIVNSTHVKWQQISDEHSKVIDEVHIVRNNKYPIWMETNL; encoded by the exons ATGGATACGAGCTTGGATAAGGACGCTTTGTTAGAAGAAGCAAGTGAAGTGACGTCTGGACAAGTGAATAGACTATCCAATCGTCGCCTGCTAACTTTACTATCACTGTTCATTGTGGTCTTATCAATAGTATTATTATCATCAGTCATCGCAGTATTGGCTGTACAACCATCGAGTAGATCAGTAGACACTACTGCTCCAGAGCAAGTACATATTTCTGCCACCG GAGACACTAGTGAGATGGTTGTAATGTGGACAACATATGGACCAACTAATCACAGTATAATCCATTATGGTGAACATGGTACCAACCTAACTAACACCATTCATGGTGAAATGGTAGAGTTTATGGATGGAGGTGGCCGTCACATTGTTAGATACATGCACACTGTAACTCTAACTGGCCTCAAACTAGCTACAAAATATG ATTACATTGTTGGTTGTTCTGATAACTGGAGTAAAACATTTACAATGACAACACTTAATAATGGTACTAATTGGAGTCCGAGATTAGCTATTTACGGTGACATGGGATCAGCCAATGCTCATGCACTGCCCAGTCTAAAAGCCCTGACAAATGCTGGACAGTTTGATGCCATCCTTCACATTG GTGATTTTGCTTATGATTTAGCATCT GCTGATGGATCCATTGGAGATAAATTTATGAACAAGATACAAGTATTAGCAACACAAATACCATATATGACTGCACCAGGCAATCATGAGAATGCTTA CAATTTTTCTCATTACATCCACCGATTTACAATGCCAGGAGGCCACGCTAACTTCTACTATAG TTGGGATCTTGGGAATGCTCACTTTGTAGTATTCTCCACTGAAGTGTATTACTATACTGAGTATGGTGGTGTGGAGTTGATTGAGCAACAGTATAACTGGCTGGAACAGGACTTGAAG GAAGTCAACTCCAGGGAGGAGAGACCATGGGTCATTACAGCTGGTCATAGGCCAATGTACTGTTCCTTGAAAGACCATCATGACTGTACTCACAGGAACAGCAGA ATACGTACTGGGTATTCCTCTTCTCACCTGTATGCTTTGGAGCTTCTTTTCTACAAATATG GAGTTGATATAGAGTTGTGGGCTCATGAACACGAGTATCAAAGATTGTGGCCAGTCTACAATAGAACAGTGTACAAAGGATCTGAGGAAGAACCCTATGTTGACCCTAAGGCACCAGTGCATTTTATCACTGGTTCAGCT GGTTGTGAAGAAATGCATAAAAGATTTGACCATATGATGCCATGGGATGCTGCTCATTTCTTTGACTTTGGCTACTCCTACATGACTATTGTAAACTCTACTCATGTCAAATGGCAGCAAATTTCTGATGAG CACTCAAAAGTGATTGATGAAGTACATATTGTGAGAAACAACAAATATCCTATTTGGATGGAAACAAATTtataa